One part of the Rutidosis leptorrhynchoides isolate AG116_Rl617_1_P2 chromosome 1, CSIRO_AGI_Rlap_v1, whole genome shotgun sequence genome encodes these proteins:
- the LOC139886093 gene encoding BES1/BZR1 homolog protein 4-like has product MTSGTRMPTWKERENNKRRERRRRAIAAKIFAGLRMYGNYKLPKHCDNNEVLKAVADEAGWTVEPDGTTYRKGCKPSERMDIGGSTASPYGSYHPSPPSSIASPSSSSYAPNNAHPDSLIPWLKNLSSSSSSSHSTTFNQLYIHTGSISAPVTPPMSSPTAQSPQRMKTNTIWGPPNSEWFSNIRPASPTFSLVASNPFGFKETSMSVGGSRMWTPGQSGTCSPAIPSCSDNNGDVPMAQVVSDEFAFGSSNTGSRVKPWEGERIHEVFGSDDLELTLGTSKTR; this is encoded by the exons ATGACGTCAGGGACCAGGATGCCAACGTGGAAGGAGAGGGAAAATAATAAGAGaagagagagaagaaggagagcaaTCGCAGCGAAAATATTTGCGGGATTACGTATGTACGGAAATTACAAGCTACCAAAGCATTGTGATAATAATGAAGTCCTTAAAGCAGTAGCCGATGAGGCCGGTTGGACCGTTGAACCGGATGGCACAACCTATCGTAAG GGATGCAAGCCTTCAGAGCGAATGGACATTGGTGGATCGACAGCAAGCCCCTATGGCTCCTATCATCCAAGCCCACCATCTTCCATTGCGAGTCCATCCTCATCCTCTTACGCACCCAATAATGCACACCCCGATTCACTTATTCCATGGCTCAAGAATCTTTCATCTTCATCCTCATCATCACACTCTACAACATTTAACCAACTTTATATCCACACTGGGTCCATTAGTGCACCAGTTACTCCACCCATGAGCTCTCCAACAGCTCAATCACCACAACGAATGAAAACCAACACTATCTGGGGTCCACCTAATTCAGAATGGTTCTCGAATATTCGTCCAGCGTCTCCAACTTTTAGTCTTGTAGCATCAAACCCGTTTGGATTTAAGGAAACAAGTATGTCTGTTGGTGGATCAAGAATGTGGACTCCTGGACAAAGCGGAACTTGTTCTCCTGCAATTCCGTCATGTTCCGATAACAATGGTGACGTTCCAATGGCACAAGTGGTTTCTGATGAGTTTGCGTTCGGTAGCAGCAACACAGGCTCGAGGGTAAAGCCATGGGAAGGAGAAAGGATCCACGAGGTTTTCGGGTCGGATGATCTTGAGCTTACTCTAGGGACTTCAAAAACCAG ATAA
- the LOC139886094 gene encoding probable LRR receptor-like serine/threonine-protein kinase At1g53440, producing MVRIKWLMILLFVSISFGVIRSGAQLLPDQEVEALGVIASKLQYSGWKPASDSCSTSTGLNQTISFNSRGLLQFGSNVTCECNTTVCHITNIQLKGLNMTGVLPEEFANLTFLREIDLSRNYLNGTIPARFGQLRLTIMSLLGNRISGPIPEEIGDISTLEELVLEDNFIDGPLPQNLGRLTRLRRFLASANNFTGTIPESYGKLTNLTDFRLDGSALSGRIPDLIGNWTKLDRLDLQGTSLEGPIPSTISLLTKLTELRITDLAGSSSMPFPNLQDMTQMTRLTLRNCMLTGPIPDYIGQMSNMKNLDLSFNSLTGPIPDPIQRLSFDTMFLNNNSLSGDIPGWIFSSKEKIDLSYNNFTRPQQSYCQSSSLNLVSTLSSSVRSNKDAWCLSHQLTCNRNPTRYSLFINCGGRGTDFEGNTYEDDLTNEQSYFYSTQGKWAYSTNGVFMGNDKSPFIGSSTNVTGGDIYSTARFSPTSLRYYGLCMRKGSYKVRLHFAEISYTDDMTFSSLGKRYFDVSIQGVRQLKDFNIMEEANGVGKGIYKEFNDVIVNGSTIEIHLYWAGKGTTAIPDRGVYGPLISAIEITPNFEVGTGGLSAGAIAGIVIGSCAFIMLILALLWWRGYIGGDKEDKELRALELQTGYFSLRQIKSATHNFDLANKIGEGGFGPVYKGVLTDGSEIAVKQLSSRSKQGNREFVTEIGMISALQHPNLVKLYGCCIEGKELLLVYEYLENNSLARALFGREDQKLNLDWSTRKKICMGIARGLAYLHEESRLKIVHRDIKATNVLLDKDLNAKISDFGLAKLDEEENTHISTRIAGTIGYMAPEYAMRGYLTDKADVYSFGVVALEIVSGKSNTNYRPKEEFVYLLDWAYVLQEQGSLLDLVDPGLSKYSKDEAMKMLNLALLCTNPSPTLRPPMSSVVKMLEGKIAVQPPLVKIGAGNPDMRFKAFDMMSHDSQTQVSTISADSQGPRVISTDGPFVDSSIYTDDSKESSTSEKKLLPDLYDIDI from the exons ATGGTTAGAATTAAGTGGTTGATGATTCTACTCTTTGTATCGATTAGTTTTGGTGTTATTAGATCTGGCGCTCAACTTCTGCCTGATCAAGAAG TTGAAGCTCTGGGTGTAATAGCATCAAAGCTACAATATAGCGGTTGGAAACCAGCTAGTGACTCATGTAGCACGAGTACTGGGCTTAATCAAACGATATCCTTCAACAGTCGCGGACTTCTTCAGTTCGGTAGCAATGTAACGTGCGAATGTAACACCACTGTTTGCCACATAACCAACAT CCAGTTAAAAGGACTCAATATGACAGGAGTTTTACCTGAAGAATTTGCAAATCTCACTTTCCTTCGAGAAAT AGATCTGTCTCGTAATTATCTCAATGGTACTATTCCAGCACGTTTTGGTCAGCTTCGTCTTACCATTAT GAGTCTTTTGGGGAACCGGATTAGTGGTCCGATACCTGAAGAAATAGGCGATATATCTACACTCGAGGAACT GGTCTTGGAAGACAATTTTATTGATGGACCACTTCCTCAAAACCTTGGGCGTTTGACTCGCTTGAGAAGATT CCTTGCTTCTGCAAATAACTTTACAGGAACCATACCGGAATCGTATGGCAAACTTACTAATTTAACAGATTT TCGATTGGATGGGAGTGCCTTATCTGGAAGAATACCTGATTTAATTGGAAACTGGACAAAGCTAGATAGACT TGATTTGCAAGGAACTTCATTGGAGGGACCGATTCCTTCAACAATATCTCTTTTGACAAAGTTAACAGAATT ACGGATTACAGATTTGGCTGGTTCATCAAGTATGCCATTTCCTAATCTGCAGGATATGACCCAAATGACTAGATT GACCCTGAGAAACTGCATGCTTACCGGCCCAATACCTGATTACATAGGACAGATGAGTAATATGAAGAACTT AGACCTGAGCTTCAACAGCTTGACTGGTCCAATACCTGATCCAATTCAGAGACTAAGCTTCGACACAAT GTTTTTGAATAATAACTCGCTATCTGGAGACATACCTGGATGGATATTTAGCAGCAAAGAAAAGAT TGATTTGTCTTACAATAATTTTACGCGGCCTCAACAAAGCTATTGTCAGTCATCTAGCCT GAATTTAGTTTCGACCCTTTCATCTTCAGTTCGAAGCAATAA AGATGCTTGGTGTTTGTCCCACCAACTTACTTGCAACCGCAACCCCACAC GATATTCTTTATTTATTAATTGTGGTGGACGAGGAACAGACTTTGAAGGAAACACATATGAAGACGATTTAACAAATGAGCAATCATACTTTTACTCTACGCAAGGGAAATGGGCTTATAGCACCAATGGTGTTTTCATGGGGAATGATAAGTCTCCGTTTATTGGAAGCTCAACAAATGTGACAGGTGGCGACATATATTCGACAGCTCGTTTTTCTCCCACTTCACTTAGGTACTACGGACTGTGTATGCGTAAAGGAAGTTATAAAGTGAGACTCCACTTTGCGGAAATAAGTTATACGGATGACATGACATTCAGTAGTCTCGGAAAACGCTACTTCGATGTATCAATCCAA GGGGTTCGGCAATTGAAAGATTTTAACATAATGGAGGAAGCTAATGGTGTTGGAAAGGGTATTTACAAAGAATTTAATGATGTTATTGTTAATGGTAGCACTATAGAGATCCATTTATACTGGGCAGGGAAGGGTACTACCGCAATTCCAGATCGAGGTGTATATGGACCTCTTATATCTGCTATTGAAATAACACCAA ACTTTGAGGTTGGGACAGGAGGACTCTCTGCTGGAGCTATAGCTGGAATTGTGATTGGTTCGTGTGCGTTTATCATGCTAATTTTAGCTCTACTATGGTGGAGAGGTTATATAGGAGGGGACAAAGAAGATAAAG AGCTTCGCGCGCTTGAACTACAGACGGGTTATTTTAGTCTACGACAAATCAAGTCGGCTACTCATAACTTTGATCTTGCTAATAAGATTGGTGAGGGAGGGTTTGGACCAGTTTACAAG GGTGTACTCACTGATGGTTCTGAGATAGCTGTGAAGCAACTCTCTTCCAGATCAAAACAGGGGAACCGTGAATTTGTGACCGAAATAGGCAtgatatctgcattacaacatccaaatctcgttAAGCTTTATGGCTGTTGTATTGAAGGAAAAGAGCTGTTGCTAGTATACGAATATTTGGAAAATAACAGTCTTGCACGTGCCCTTTTTG GTCGCGAGGATCAGAAGCTTAATTTGGACTGGTCCACAAGAAAAAAAATATGCATGGGAATAGCACGGGGATTAGCGTATCTTCATGAGGAATCACGGTTGAAAATAGTTCATAGAGACATAAAGGCCACCAATGTGCTTTTAGACAAGGATCTTAACGCTAAGATATCAGATTTCGGTTTAGCGAAACTTGATGAAGAAGAGAATACGCACATCAGCACACGAATTGCTGGAACAAT AGGGTATATGGCTCCGGAATACGCAATGAGAGGATATTTGACAGATAAAGCAGATGTTTACAGCTTTGGAGTCGTTGCATTAGAGATTGTTAGTGGGAAAAGCAATACAAATTACAGGCCAAAAGAAGAGTTTGTCTACCTTCTTGACTGG GCATACGTACTACAAGAACAAGGGAGTCTTTTGGACCTAGTGGACCCCGGTCTTTCTAAATACTCGAAAGATGAGGCAATGAAGATGCTGAACTTGGCTCTCCTATGCACCAATCCATCTCCCACCCTAAGGCCGCCGATGTCATCCGTGGTCAAAATGCTTGAAGGTAAAATAGCGGTTCAACCACCACTGGTCAAAATAGGTGCTGGGAACCCAGATATGAGGTTCAAAGCGTTCGACATGATGTCACATGACAGTCAAACACAAGTCTCCACCATCTCGGCAGATAGTCAAGGGCCAAGAGTCATCTCGACCGATGGTCCATTTGTAGATTCGTCAATCTATACGGATGACTCCAAAGAAAGTTCTACTTCTGAAAAGAAGCTTCTTCCTGATCTTTATGACATCGACATTTGA